From the genome of Spinacia oleracea cultivar Varoflay chromosome 2, BTI_SOV_V1, whole genome shotgun sequence, one region includes:
- the LOC130467551 gene encoding uncharacterized protein, with protein MKICMWNVRGENRNLFLSHAKEIVFNQNPDIFIFLETKADGSRARETMLALKFSDFRVVRPIGTRGGIWMFWKKTVDMVLFDAENTYFHSLFHFKNLGKEGLVTAMHAPSSSKEKHHHWNSIRSNLPPKNIPWLVLGDMNEITSQSEKMGGRPFRVNQGKDMLNFMDEAGLVDLGFNGSPFTWTNARDGHNLIQERLDRALANSPWMEAYPHTKGREAFLRSISVWNHNVFGNLKKQKKELLARIDGIQIALGKKYYDYLVNLEKILLQRLNDILNKERLIWAQKSGMNWRKYGDYNTKYFHMIANIKKSRGKILTLKNNEDVWITDEDQLKTMATDYFQNLFTTTKLSGNLFCHTHSNFSINHEENNALGSIITMDEVHSNLFAMDPIKSPGPDGIQPIFFQKHWAKLGHIIYDFCNSCFCNGKIPEDINRSYIALIPKNACPSTIAEFRPIGLCNTIYKLITKIISSRLKTILGRIISPFQSSFIHGRGIEDNVILVKEMAHHFHKKSVIIKPSRGIRQGDPLSSYIFVLCLDRLSTLIENAVHSNNWKPIAITKTIRISHVFYADDVFLFSIATKDYLDQIMNTLNEFGQISGLKISMSKSTLIFPANLHHSIREDIAGDYGFKISSSFGKYLGVDIRPNKLKISNYLALLDKSMERVRGWQAKLLNMAGRCTLIKSVLNSYPLYDMQTNILPTSITSALDKCCRKFLWNKVDRNRYMARLSWEKVTRPINMGGLGIRRLKEWNLAFMAKLGWTILTNSDKLWVKILKEKYLKHSNFLNCFANNSHSPLWRDILKGRSILEQGIMIGIGNGNSTFLWYHHWVGDQPLYKTEEQSGF; from the exons ATGAAAATCTGCATGTGGAATGTAAGGGGGGAAAACAGGAACTTGTTTTTATCGCATGCAAAAGAAATTGTTTTTAATCAAAATCCtgatattttcatttttcttgaAACGAAAGCTGATGGCTCTAGGGCTAGAGAAACAATGCTGGctcttaaattttcagattttagggTGGTTAGACCAATTGGGACTAGAGGGGGTATTTGGATGTTTTGGAAAAAAACTGTTGATATGGTGCTTTTTGATGCTGAAAACACTTATTTCCATTCCCTCTTTCACTTTAAAAATTTGGGAAAAGAAGGTTTAGTTACTGCTATGCATGCCCCTAGTTCTTCCAAGGAGAAACACCATCACTGGAATTCGATCCGTTCAAATTTGCCACCAAAGAATATACCCTGGCTTGTTTTGGGAGATATGAATGAAATTACTAGCCAGTCTGAGAAAATGGGAGGTCGTCCTTTTCGTgtgaatcaaggaaaagatatGTTGAATTTTATGGATGAAGCTGGGCTGGTGGATTTGGGTTTTAATGGTTCTCCATTCACTTGGACTAATGCACGAGATGGCCACAACCTCATTCAAGAGAGACTTGATCGTGCCTTAGCTAATTCGCCATGGATGGAGGCTTATCCCCACACTAAG GGAAGAGAAGCATTTCTAAGGTCTATTTCTGTTTGGAATCATAATGTTTTTGGCaacttaaaaaaacaaaaaaaagaattgTTAGCTAGAATAGATGGAATTCAAATTGCTTTAGGTAAAAAGTATTATGATTATTTGGTAAATTTAGAAAAGATTTTACTTCAGAGGCTTAATGATATCTTAAATAAAGAACGATTGATTTGGGCTCAAAAGTCAGGCATGAATTGGAGAAAATATGGTGACTATAATACCAAATACTTTCACATGATTGCTAATATTAAGAAATCAAGAGGGAAAATTCTAACCTTAAAAAATAATGAGGATGTGTGGATTACAGACGAAGATCAACTTAAAACTATGGCTACTGATTATTTTCAAAATCTTTTTACTACTACTAAATTGAGTGGTAATTTATTTTGTCATACTCATAGCAATTTTTCAATTAATCATGAGGAAAACAATGCTTTAGGTTCTATAATTACTATGGATGAGGTTCATAGCAATCTTTTTGCTATGGACCCGATTAAAAGTCCGGGTCCAGACGGAATTCAACCTATTTTCTTTCAGAAACATTGGGCCAAATTAGGTCACATTATCTATGATTTTTGCAATTCTTGCTTTTGCAATGGAAAAATCCCCGAAGATATTAATCGCTCTTATATTGCCCTTATTCCAAAAAATGCTTGCCCTTCTACTATTGCTGAATTTAGGCCCATTGGTTTATGCAAtactatttataaacttatcaCCAAGATTATATCTTCGAGATTAAAAACTATTCTAGGTCGTATTATCAGTCCGTTCCAATCTAGTTTTATTCATGGTCGTGGTATAGAAGATAATGTGATCCTCGTGAAAGAAATGGCTCATCATTTCCATAAG AAATCTGTAATAATTAAGCCTTCTAGGGGAATTCGTCAGGGAGATCCTCTCTCTTCTTACATTTTTGTATTATGTCTTGATAGATTATCTACTCTCATCGAGAATGCGGTTCATTCTAACAACTGGAAACCTATTGCTATCACTAAAACTATCAGGATCTCTCATGTTTTTTATGCTGATGATGTATTCCTTTTTAGCATTGCCACTAAGGACTATTTAGATCAGATTATGAATACATTGAATGAATTTGGTCAAATTTCTGGATTAAAAATTAGTATGAGTAAGTCCACTCTTATTTTTCCGGCTAATCTTCACCACTCTATAAGAGAGGACATTGCAGGAGATTATGGTTTTAAAATTTCTTCTTCGTTTGGGAAATACTTAGGGGTGGACATTAGGCCTAACAAGTTGAAAATTTCAAACTATCTAGCTCTCTTGGATAAATCTATGGAAAGAGTGAGAGGTTGGCAAGCAAAATTACTAAATATGGCAGGTAGATGTACCCTTATTAAGTCAGTGTTAAATTCATATCCTCTTTATGACATGCAAACTAATATTTTACCTACTTCCATTACCTCTGCTCTGGATAAATGTTGTAGGAAATTTTTATGGAACAAGGTAGATAGAAACAGATATATGGCTAGGCTTTCTTGGGAAAAAGTTACCAGACCTATCAATATGGGAGGTCTGGGAATTAGAAGATTAAAAGAATGGAACTTGGCTTTCATGGCCAAATTGGGTTGGACGATCTTAACTAATTCAGATAAACTAtgggtcaaaattttaaaagaaaaatatctTAAACACTCCAATTTCTTAAACTGTTTTGCTAATAATTCTCATTCTCCTTTATGGAGGGATATTCTCAAAGGTCGTTCCATTCTTGAGCAAGGAATCATGATAGgaattggaaatggaaattcaACTTTTTTATGGTATCACCATTGGGTGGGTGATCAACCCTTGTATAAAACTGAG GAACAAAGTGGTTTTTGA